The following proteins come from a genomic window of Cronobacter muytjensii ATCC 51329:
- the rlmF gene encoding 23S rRNA (adenine(1618)-N(6))-methyltransferase RlmF, protein MNRKPGLHPRNRHHSRYDFDALTQRCPALGAYVRLSPAGEPTVDFADPQAVKTLNQALLAHFYGVQQWDIPDGFLCPPVPGRADYIHHLADLLAGGNGDVVPAQASVLDIGVGANCIYPLIGQYEYGWRFTGTDTSEEAIRSASAIIDANPGLNRAIRLRRQKTPDAIFHGIIHKNERYDATLCNPPFHDSAEAASAGNARKRRNLGLAPDTGLNFGGQQQELWCEGGEVGFITRMIAESALFARQVLWFTTLVSKGDNLPQLYRALEQAGAVKVVKKEMAQGQKQSRFIAWSFMDTAQRERWAQNRSR, encoded by the coding sequence ATGAACCGCAAACCGGGCCTGCACCCACGTAACCGCCACCACAGCCGCTATGATTTCGACGCGCTGACACAGCGCTGTCCGGCGCTTGGCGCGTATGTTCGCCTCTCGCCCGCCGGCGAGCCGACCGTTGATTTCGCCGATCCACAGGCGGTCAAAACCCTCAATCAGGCGCTGCTGGCGCACTTTTACGGCGTGCAGCAGTGGGATATTCCTGACGGCTTCCTCTGTCCGCCGGTGCCGGGCCGCGCGGATTATATCCATCATCTGGCGGATCTGCTGGCCGGGGGCAACGGCGACGTTGTTCCCGCGCAGGCGAGCGTGCTGGATATCGGCGTTGGCGCCAACTGCATCTATCCGCTAATCGGCCAGTACGAGTACGGCTGGCGGTTTACCGGCACCGATACCAGCGAAGAGGCGATCCGCAGCGCGAGCGCCATTATTGACGCCAATCCTGGGCTCAACCGCGCCATCCGCCTGCGCCGCCAGAAAACCCCGGACGCGATATTCCACGGAATCATTCACAAAAATGAGCGTTACGACGCGACGCTGTGCAACCCGCCGTTCCACGACTCCGCCGAAGCCGCCAGCGCGGGTAACGCGCGTAAACGCCGTAACCTTGGGCTCGCGCCGGACACGGGGTTAAACTTTGGCGGCCAGCAACAGGAGCTATGGTGCGAGGGCGGCGAGGTCGGCTTCATCACCCGGATGATCGCTGAGAGCGCGCTGTTCGCCCGTCAGGTGCTGTGGTTTACCACGCTGGTGTCGAAGGGCGACAACCTTCCGCAGCTTTACCGGGCGCTGGAACAGGCGGGCGCAGTGAAAGTGGTCAAAAAAGAGATGGCCCAGGGCCAGAAGCAGAGCCGCTTTATCGCCTGGAGCTTTATGGATACGGCCCAGCGCGAACGCTGGGCACAGAACCGTTCGCGGTAA
- a CDS encoding flavin reductase family protein, with product MHYYYEPARGHGLPHDPLNAIVGPRPIGWIASQDSEGRRNLAPYSFFNCFNYRPPIIGFSSNGWKDSVRNIAATKAFVWNLATRELAVAMNETSASLPHGEDEFIRAGLTAAPSRVVSAPRVAESPVNFECRLTQCIQLTAASGELIDTWLVLGEVVAVHIDESLLEDGIYQTAKARPILRAGGPSAYYGIDEAQRFDLVRPDAR from the coding sequence ATGCACTATTACTACGAACCGGCTCGCGGCCACGGGTTGCCGCACGATCCGCTGAACGCCATCGTCGGCCCGCGCCCCATCGGCTGGATAGCCTCACAAGACAGCGAAGGCCGTCGCAACCTTGCGCCATACAGCTTCTTTAACTGCTTTAACTATCGCCCGCCGATTATCGGTTTTTCCAGCAACGGCTGGAAAGACAGCGTAAGAAATATTGCCGCGACGAAAGCGTTCGTCTGGAACCTCGCCACGCGCGAGCTGGCAGTGGCGATGAATGAAACCTCCGCCTCCCTGCCCCACGGTGAAGATGAGTTTATCCGCGCCGGTCTTACCGCCGCGCCGTCGCGGGTGGTCAGCGCGCCGCGCGTCGCCGAAAGCCCCGTCAATTTCGAATGCCGCCTCACGCAGTGCATTCAGCTCACGGCCGCCAGCGGCGAGCTGATTGATACCTGGCTGGTATTAGGCGAAGTGGTCGCGGTGCATATTGACGAGTCGCTGCTGGAAGATGGCATCTATCAGACCGCGAAAGCCCGTCCCATCCTGCGCGCGGGCGGCCCGAGCGCCTACTACGGTATTGACGAGGCGCAGCGCTTCGATCTGGTGCGCCCGGACGCGCGTTGA
- a CDS encoding DksA/TraR family C4-type zinc finger protein translates to MASGWANDGAVQDQIDSTVEDAVARARRDLPTGESLEFCEMCDEPIPEARRKAIPGVRLCVNCQQKQDEHRQRYSLYNRRGSKDSQLR, encoded by the coding sequence ATGGCTTCAGGTTGGGCAAACGACGGCGCGGTTCAGGATCAAATTGACAGCACCGTTGAAGACGCCGTGGCGCGGGCGCGACGCGACTTGCCAACAGGCGAAAGTCTGGAATTCTGCGAGATGTGCGATGAGCCGATCCCCGAGGCGCGCCGTAAGGCTATCCCGGGCGTGCGTCTGTGTGTGAACTGCCAGCAAAAACAGGATGAACACCGCCAGCGTTACTCACTCTATAATCGCCGCGGCTCAAAAGACAGCCAGTTGCGCTAA
- the ybiJ gene encoding DUF1471 family protein YbiJ produces MKATKYAVAALTLSVFSFAAGAAEQVSPAQAQGLNKIGVVSAQGASTLDELNATLAAKAEAAGAKAYSITSANTNNLASGTAVIYN; encoded by the coding sequence ATGAAAGCCACCAAATATGCTGTAGCCGCCCTGACCCTGTCCGTTTTTTCTTTTGCTGCCGGTGCGGCAGAACAGGTCAGCCCGGCGCAGGCGCAGGGCCTGAATAAAATCGGTGTCGTGTCTGCTCAGGGCGCCAGCACGCTGGATGAACTGAATGCGACGCTTGCGGCAAAAGCCGAAGCGGCAGGCGCGAAGGCGTATAGCATCACCTCCGCCAACACCAATAATCTCGCCAGCGGTACCGCGGTTATCTACAACTGA
- the ybiB gene encoding DNA-binding protein YbiB: MDYRAIIKEIGRGKNHARDLDRDTARSLYAHMLDGDVPDLEMGAILIALRIKGEGEAEMRGFYDAMQQHTLRLTPPVAKPMPVVIPSYNGARKQANLTPLLALLISRLGFPVLVHGVSDDPTRVLTETIFTLMGITPTLHAGQAQAKLDGRDPVYVPIGALCPPLEKQLAMRWRLGVRNSAHTLAKLATPFGEADALRLSSVSHPEYVSRVGQFFMDIGGRGLLMHGTEGEVYANPQRCPQIALIDAQGTRILAERQSEAASVPVILPQAKDPEVTARWTERCLSGLEPVPESLKTQMACVLVASGEAEDIPAALARIAQTF; this comes from the coding sequence ATGGATTACCGCGCAATCATTAAAGAGATTGGCCGGGGAAAGAACCATGCGCGTGACCTGGACCGGGATACCGCACGGTCTCTCTACGCGCATATGCTGGATGGCGACGTGCCGGACCTGGAGATGGGTGCCATCCTGATTGCGCTGCGCATTAAAGGCGAAGGCGAGGCGGAGATGCGCGGCTTTTATGACGCGATGCAGCAGCACACCCTGCGCCTGACGCCGCCGGTCGCAAAGCCGATGCCGGTGGTCATTCCAAGCTACAACGGCGCGCGCAAGCAGGCGAACCTGACGCCGCTGCTGGCGCTGCTGATAAGCCGCCTCGGCTTTCCGGTGCTGGTGCACGGCGTGAGCGACGATCCGACCCGCGTGCTGACCGAAACCATCTTCACGCTGATGGGCATTACCCCGACGCTGCATGCAGGCCAGGCGCAGGCGAAGCTGGACGGGCGCGACCCGGTGTATGTTCCCATTGGCGCGCTCTGCCCGCCGCTCGAAAAACAGCTGGCGATGCGCTGGCGGCTTGGGGTGCGCAACAGCGCCCACACGCTCGCCAAACTGGCGACGCCGTTCGGCGAAGCTGACGCGCTGCGCCTTTCCAGCGTGTCGCATCCGGAATATGTCAGCAGAGTGGGACAGTTTTTCATGGATATCGGCGGACGCGGGCTGCTGATGCACGGTACTGAAGGGGAGGTATACGCCAACCCGCAGCGCTGTCCGCAAATCGCGCTTATCGACGCGCAGGGCACGCGCATTCTGGCGGAGCGCCAGAGCGAGGCGGCGTCTGTGCCGGTCATACTGCCGCAGGCGAAAGATCCCGAGGTGACCGCCCGCTGGACCGAGCGCTGTCTGTCCGGTCTTGAGCCGGTGCCGGAATCGCTGAAAACCCAGATGGCGTGCGTGCTGGTGGCAAGCGGCGAGGCGGAAGATATCCCGGCGGCGCTGGCCCGGATTGCGCAGACGTTCTGA
- a CDS encoding fimbrial protein, translated as MKKIVFSTAIAAIAGCSSFTWAASTGEGQVNFTGEILDSACEVVNSLSSPLQVDLGKISKTVFSGVGSTATPTSFALQLKNCPAAVTAASVTFGGSASTDNDKVLALSSGTGVASGVGIQLLDASGAPLDLYTASSEYTLKSGTETNDLAFGARYIQTAATVTAGKADSTSTFTVTYN; from the coding sequence ATGAAAAAAATAGTGTTCAGTACCGCCATCGCCGCTATTGCGGGTTGCTCTTCTTTTACCTGGGCTGCATCGACCGGGGAAGGACAGGTGAATTTCACCGGCGAAATCCTTGATTCCGCCTGTGAAGTGGTAAACAGCCTGAGCAGCCCGCTCCAGGTCGATTTAGGTAAAATTTCCAAAACGGTATTTAGCGGTGTTGGCTCAACGGCAACCCCGACAAGCTTTGCGTTACAGCTTAAAAACTGCCCGGCCGCCGTGACCGCCGCTTCCGTTACTTTTGGCGGCAGCGCGAGCACTGACAATGACAAAGTGCTGGCGTTGTCCAGCGGCACCGGCGTAGCCAGCGGTGTGGGCATTCAGTTGCTCGACGCCTCCGGCGCGCCGCTGGATCTCTATACCGCTTCTTCTGAATACACGCTGAAATCCGGCACTGAGACAAACGACCTGGCTTTTGGCGCGCGTTATATCCAGACGGCGGCCACGGTGACGGCTGGAAAAGCGGATTCGACCTCAACCTTTACGGTTACTTATAACTAA
- a CDS encoding fimbrial biogenesis chaperone, with translation MRKFIILSALLMATSVAQAGVVVGGTRLIYPGDKKESSLIVSNSDDINYLIQSSVEATDGSKAPFLVTPPLFRLNARQDNILRVIFTGASLPQDRESLYWLNVKSIPSTAKQQDQNTLQIAIKTRIKLIYRPAAITGKPEEAANDLQWRRNGNTLIVNNTSPYYMNFQSITLGGKTLPKIGYAAPKSETPFEIPATISGNTVSWKIINDYGSISKEWKTAF, from the coding sequence ATGCGTAAATTTATTATCCTCAGCGCTTTATTAATGGCGACCTCTGTGGCTCAGGCGGGCGTCGTCGTTGGCGGCACTCGCCTGATTTATCCGGGCGATAAAAAAGAAAGTTCACTCATTGTCTCTAACTCCGATGATATTAACTATCTGATTCAGAGTTCGGTAGAGGCGACCGACGGCAGCAAAGCGCCTTTTCTGGTGACGCCGCCGCTGTTTCGTCTTAATGCCAGGCAGGATAACATACTGCGCGTGATATTTACTGGCGCGTCTTTACCGCAGGACCGCGAATCGCTTTACTGGCTCAACGTCAAATCCATTCCTTCCACCGCGAAGCAACAGGATCAAAATACGCTACAGATAGCCATTAAAACCCGCATTAAATTAATTTACCGCCCGGCAGCCATTACCGGCAAGCCAGAGGAAGCGGCAAATGATTTACAGTGGCGGCGCAACGGCAATACCCTGATAGTTAATAACACCTCGCCCTATTATATGAATTTCCAGTCTATTACTCTGGGCGGGAAGACATTACCGAAAATTGGTTATGCTGCGCCAAAAAGCGAAACACCCTTTGAGATACCCGCGACTATTTCAGGCAATACCGTGTCATGGAAAATCATAAACGACTACGGCAGCATCAGCAAAGAATGGAAAACCGCGTTTTAA